The following are encoded in a window of Corythoichthys intestinalis isolate RoL2023-P3 chromosome 8, ASM3026506v1, whole genome shotgun sequence genomic DNA:
- the LOC130919973 gene encoding uncharacterized protein LOC130919973: MEDGGSHSTVTEYFEVGISRTREQQSPKSTDAAMEDVQLNLSESPEFEMSSTTEHSSLGPTKSEVKKLDSNHSFPMDKKNLHNMGLVNYTDSDESQELSINLYQSTIPKLRRTKCMQVNSTLSRYQVGNEIDGNGELLYSTSEDSGDEYIPGTSEESDESEGLQCVDSLVKKDIIKDLFHLTNTSKASSMPSVMHVDGPSPQHIPKRQSTKRKQKSPKKGKGRQPVKKKPWKKEVLAVEKHMMSFITTCRVPRKSDCDDCLKKEQVALKNRHWSAVKFYIKNKITDLKRRV, from the exons atggag gatggaggaagccattccactgtgactgaatattttgaggttgggatctccagaaccagagagcaacagtctccgaaatctacagacgctgcaatggag GACGTACAGTTGAATTTAAGTGAATCTCCGGAATTTGAGATGTCAAGCACCACCGAGCATTCCTCTCTAGGACCTACGAAGTCAGAAGTGAAG AAATTGGATTCAAACCATTCTTTTCCCATggacaaaaaaaacctgcacaATATGGGTTTGGTTAACTACACTGATTCTGATGAATCCCAGGAGCTATCCATAAATCTTTACCAAAGTACTATCCCAAAGCTCAGGAGAACTAAATGTATGCAGGTCAACAGCACACTTAGTCGTTATCAG gtGGGAAATGAAATTGACGGTAATGGAGAGCTTCTTTACTCCACCTCAGAGGACAGTGGAGATGAATATATTCCAGGCACAAGTGAGGAATCAGATGAGAGTGAAGGTTTGCAATGTGTCGACTCTCTCGTTAAGAAGGATATCATCAAAGATTTGTTTCACCTTACAAATACCTCAAAAGCCTCCTCGATGCCATCTGTTATGCACGTTGATGGACCATCTCCTCAGCATATACCCAAACGTCAGTCCACCAAACGGAAACAAAAGTCacccaaaaaaggaaaag GTCGACAACCGGTTAAAAAGAAGCCATGGAAGAAAGAGGTCTTGGCTGTTGAGAAGCATATGATGTCATTCATCACTACCTGCCGTGTTCCACGGAAGAGCGACTGCGATGACTGCCTTAAAAAGGAACAAGTAGCACTCAAAAACAGGCATTGGTCAGCagtaaaattttacattaaaaacaagATCACAGATCTCAAAAGGAGAGTTTAG